From the Photobacterium sp. GJ3 genome, one window contains:
- the tkt gene encoding transketolase — protein sequence MERKVLANAIRALSMDGVQQANSGHPGAPMGMADIAEVLWRDHLNHNPQNPNWADRDRFVLSNGHGSMLIYSLLHLSGYALSIDDLKNFRQLHSKTPGHPEYGYAPGIETTTGPLGQGITNAVGMAIAEKSLAAQFNRDGHDIVDHYTYAFLGDGCLMEGISHEACSLAGTLGLGKLIAFWDDNGISIDGHVEGWFSDDTPKRFEAYGWHVIPAVDGHDAAAINAAIEAAKADPRPTLICTKTIIGFGSPNKAGSHDCHGAPLGHDEIAAAREFLGWQHGPFEVPADVYAQWDAKEAGEAKEAAWNEKLAAYEAAHPELAAEFKRRVNGELPAQWEEATRQIIADLQANPANIASRKASQNALEAFGKILPEFMGGSADLAPSNLTLWSGSKSLTADDASGNYIHYGVREFGMTAIINGIALHGGFVPYGATFLMFMEYARNAMRMAALMKVQNIQVYTHDSIGLGEDGPTHQPVEQMASLRLTPNMSTWRPCDQVESAVAWKLAIERKDAPTALIFSRQNLAQQERNDAQVADIAKGGYILKDCAGKPELILIATGSEVALAVNAAAELSAEGKQVRVVSMPSTDAFDKQDAAYRESVLPSDVTARIAIEAGIADFWYKYVGFDGRIIGMTSFGESAPAGELFKLFGFTTENVVSTAKELLA from the coding sequence GTGACCACCTGAACCACAACCCGCAAAACCCGAACTGGGCTGACCGTGACCGCTTCGTGCTGTCCAACGGCCACGGCTCCATGCTGATTTACTCCCTGCTGCATCTGTCTGGCTACGCGCTGTCGATTGACGATCTGAAAAACTTCCGTCAGCTGCACTCCAAAACACCGGGTCACCCGGAGTACGGCTACGCGCCGGGCATCGAAACCACCACAGGTCCACTGGGCCAGGGCATCACCAATGCGGTGGGTATGGCGATTGCGGAGAAGTCTCTGGCAGCACAGTTTAACCGTGACGGCCACGACATCGTTGACCACTACACCTATGCATTCCTGGGCGACGGCTGCCTGATGGAAGGGATTTCTCACGAAGCGTGCTCTCTGGCAGGGACGCTGGGCCTGGGCAAACTAATCGCCTTCTGGGATGACAACGGCATCTCCATCGACGGTCATGTGGAAGGCTGGTTCTCTGACGATACACCGAAGCGTTTTGAAGCCTACGGCTGGCATGTCATTCCAGCGGTAGACGGCCACGACGCAGCAGCCATCAACGCGGCGATTGAAGCGGCAAAAGCCGATCCACGCCCAACCCTGATTTGCACCAAAACCATCATTGGTTTCGGCTCTCCGAATAAAGCCGGCTCTCACGACTGCCACGGTGCCCCGCTGGGTCACGACGAAATCGCAGCAGCCCGTGAATTCCTGGGCTGGCAGCACGGTCCGTTCGAAGTGCCTGCAGACGTTTACGCACAGTGGGATGCGAAAGAAGCAGGCGAAGCGAAAGAAGCGGCATGGAATGAAAAACTGGCCGCTTATGAAGCCGCGCATCCGGAACTGGCTGCCGAGTTCAAACGCCGTGTGAACGGTGAACTGCCAGCACAGTGGGAAGAAGCCACCCGTCAGATCATCGCTGATCTGCAGGCAAACCCGGCGAACATCGCTTCCCGTAAAGCCTCTCAGAACGCGCTGGAAGCTTTCGGCAAGATCCTGCCTGAATTCATGGGCGGCTCTGCAGATCTGGCACCTTCCAACCTGACCCTGTGGTCGGGCTCCAAGTCACTGACGGCGGATGATGCCTCCGGTAACTATATCCACTACGGTGTGCGTGAGTTCGGGATGACGGCCATCATCAACGGTATCGCCCTGCACGGCGGTTTCGTGCCTTACGGCGCCACCTTCCTGATGTTCATGGAATACGCCCGGAACGCCATGCGTATGGCTGCGCTGATGAAAGTGCAGAACATCCAGGTTTACACCCATGATTCAATTGGTCTGGGTGAAGACGGTCCAACGCACCAGCCAGTTGAGCAAATGGCTTCTCTGCGTCTGACCCCGAACATGAGCACCTGGCGTCCCTGCGATCAGGTTGAGTCTGCCGTGGCCTGGAAACTGGCCATCGAGCGTAAAGATGCGCCAACCGCGCTGATCTTCTCGCGTCAGAACCTGGCTCAGCAGGAGCGTAACGACGCACAGGTTGCAGATATCGCCAAGGGTGGTTATATCCTGAAAGACTGCGCAGGCAAGCCTGAGCTGATCCTGATTGCGACGGGTTCTGAAGTGGCGCTGGCTGTGAATGCTGCCGCTGAACTGAGTGCCGAAGGCAAGCAGGTCCGTGTGGTTTCTATGCCATCGACCGATGCATTCGACAAGCAAGACGCGGCTTACCGCGAGTCTGTGTTGCCATCAGATGTGACTGCACGTATCGCCATTGAAGCGGGTATCGCAGATTTCTGGTACAAGTACGTTGGTTTTGACGGCCGCATCATCGGCATGACCAGCTTCGGTGAATCAGCACCGGCTGGCGAGCTGTTCAAGCTGTTCGGCTTCACCACTGAAAACGTGGTCAGCACCGCGAAAGAGCTGCTGGCGTAA
- a CDS encoding LysR substrate-binding domain-containing protein: MSNQHRMPPLQGLYYFYQAAHCGSFKDAAETLHVTAAAVSQQIRLLEDWLGTPLFYRQHRKVVLTPEGQILFEQSQKGFQHIQQGIRLLNQDPDPHRLSLSTLPSLSQHWLVPRMTSFRDEQPDISLLIESRVELVDFEQSPLDLCIRYGKGEYPNLSSLWLMDDLLFPVCHPLYQKENQIDDLKDLHRAHLIGDLWPDMNWERWLSTVGVTGGPSQLSYDGSNFVLEGALAVQGVALARHSLAQRYLEEGTLIRIGNVAVRPPFSYYLCAPEGYFRRDKVKLFCDWIRRQAAAFQRTLPEELVILSG; this comes from the coding sequence ATGTCAAACCAGCATCGGATGCCGCCGCTTCAGGGACTCTATTATTTTTATCAGGCAGCCCATTGCGGCAGCTTCAAGGACGCCGCAGAAACACTGCACGTCACCGCTGCAGCGGTCAGTCAGCAAATCCGGTTACTGGAAGACTGGCTGGGTACGCCCCTGTTTTACCGTCAGCACCGGAAAGTTGTGCTGACCCCGGAAGGACAAATCCTGTTTGAGCAGAGCCAGAAAGGCTTTCAGCACATCCAGCAAGGCATCCGCTTGCTGAATCAGGATCCGGACCCGCATCGGTTATCTCTGTCGACGCTGCCTTCTCTCTCGCAGCACTGGCTGGTGCCGAGAATGACCTCATTCAGAGACGAACAGCCGGATATTTCGCTGCTCATCGAATCCAGAGTTGAGCTGGTTGATTTCGAGCAGTCTCCGCTTGATCTCTGTATCCGCTACGGCAAAGGGGAATATCCCAACCTCAGCAGCCTCTGGCTGATGGATGACTTGCTCTTTCCGGTGTGTCATCCGCTCTATCAGAAAGAAAATCAGATTGACGATCTCAAGGATCTGCACCGCGCTCACCTGATTGGCGATCTCTGGCCCGATATGAACTGGGAACGCTGGCTGTCGACTGTGGGAGTCACAGGCGGGCCAAGTCAGCTGTCTTACGATGGCTCCAACTTTGTGCTGGAGGGTGCCCTCGCCGTTCAGGGCGTCGCGCTGGCAAGGCATAGTCTGGCACAGCGTTACCTTGAAGAAGGCACTCTGATCCGGATTGGAAACGTGGCTGTCCGGCCGCCATTCAGTTATTACCTGTGCGCCCCGGAAGGATATTTCAGACGGGATAAAGTGAAACTCTTCTGCGACTGGATTCGCAGACAGGCAGCCGCCTTTCAGCGGACGCTGCCTGAAGAATTAGTCATTTTATCCGGCTGA
- a CDS encoding MFS transporter produces MQTTKRNLNKAFALLALIQATLIFTIVMIGIPLPEIGVEFGIHEADLLLASTAYGLSFSGLLLFGGRLTDRFGGRTLLTIGLCLFGLASVGAALSFHFSAMVLMRFLQGAGAAMTAPAAVAILRHLYPEPEDFMRAMATWGGVSVLGGGVGFLASGVVTTWISWRWMFAVPVGVALMGLIAVAGFLPKAAQSRPSVQSGLDLIGAVLATLGIALGSYGLIASGEFAWSSPGVYGPLLSGVALLSLFFVVERQVKSPLLPPGFVREPYRIVGLMGILLASASMGLVTFLLSLFLQIQQHWTPLETAGAFVPYTFTLLLMNRAASGIVSRFGPLKVTCFGLLIGAAGLAWLAGIHSQIEYLSGLLPGIVILTTGTSMMFAGAAVLSTMHVSPHQAGLAGGVMNTSMELGPTLGLASLMAVAALAPDVVRGYSLAFGTAAGVYLVAAGLAWFLTRDKLLQTDTVAADKVQ; encoded by the coding sequence GTGCAGACAACAAAACGGAACTTGAACAAGGCTTTTGCCTTACTTGCCCTGATACAGGCTACCTTGATTTTCACGATTGTGATGATTGGCATTCCATTACCGGAGATAGGGGTTGAGTTTGGGATCCACGAAGCGGATTTACTGCTGGCCAGCACAGCCTATGGCTTATCTTTCAGTGGGTTACTTTTATTTGGCGGGCGCTTAACAGACAGGTTTGGCGGCAGAACACTGCTGACGATCGGATTATGCCTGTTCGGTCTGGCTTCTGTGGGGGCTGCTTTGTCGTTCCACTTTTCTGCGATGGTGCTGATGCGATTTCTTCAGGGCGCAGGCGCAGCGATGACTGCACCCGCTGCTGTGGCCATCCTTCGGCATTTATATCCTGAGCCAGAAGATTTCATGCGTGCCATGGCCACCTGGGGCGGCGTTTCTGTGTTGGGCGGGGGTGTTGGTTTTCTCGCATCCGGTGTGGTGACCACCTGGATTTCATGGCGTTGGATGTTTGCTGTGCCTGTCGGGGTGGCCTTGATGGGCTTGATTGCCGTCGCAGGGTTTCTCCCCAAAGCGGCGCAGTCGCGGCCATCGGTACAATCTGGACTTGATCTTATCGGTGCTGTGCTGGCCACGCTGGGGATTGCGCTGGGCAGTTACGGGCTGATCGCCAGCGGCGAATTTGCCTGGTCATCACCCGGTGTTTACGGGCCTTTGCTCAGTGGTGTGGCGCTGCTCAGCCTGTTTTTTGTGGTGGAAAGACAGGTAAAATCGCCTTTACTGCCTCCCGGCTTTGTGCGTGAGCCATACCGTATTGTGGGCTTGATGGGCATCCTTCTGGCCTCGGCCAGTATGGGGCTGGTGACTTTTCTGTTGTCATTATTCCTGCAAATTCAGCAACACTGGACGCCACTTGAAACGGCGGGGGCTTTTGTGCCTTACACCTTCACCCTGCTGCTGATGAATCGTGCAGCCAGCGGTATTGTCAGTCGTTTCGGGCCATTGAAAGTGACCTGCTTCGGTCTGCTGATTGGTGCGGCCGGGCTGGCATGGCTGGCCGGTATTCATTCGCAGATTGAGTACCTATCTGGGCTGTTGCCCGGGATTGTGATTCTGACAACCGGAACGTCAATGATGTTTGCGGGTGCTGCTGTCCTGTCGACCATGCATGTGTCTCCGCATCAGGCCGGTTTGGCTGGTGGGGTGATGAATACATCCATGGAGCTGGGACCGACATTGGGCCTGGCCTCTCTCATGGCTGTGGCAGCTTTGGCACCGGATGTGGTCCGCGGATACAGTCTGGCCTTTGGCACGGCAGCCGGGGTGTATCTGGTTGCTGCGGGGCTTGCGTGGTTTCTGACACGCGATAAGCTTCTGCAGACGGACACTGTGGCGGCAGATAAAGTGCAGTGA